A single Rhodothermales bacterium DNA region contains:
- the miaA gene encoding tRNA (adenosine(37)-N6)-dimethylallyltransferase MiaA — protein sequence MQSILVLTGPTAVGKTALSLALAERIGAEIVSVDSRQIYRELVIGTAPPSHAERERVMHHLIEIWPLEAPLSAGIYVREAEACIRAILARGKTPLVVGGSTLYLAALQDGLADIPDVTPELRETINMRLIEEGAEALYRELERVDPASAATMDASKSQRLVRALEVYYGSGRPLSHYHGLRQAPAFTYRTIILNTDREVLYDRIDRRVDAMLDAGLVDEVRGLLTRYGPHLPALRTIGYQEPIAMLQGQIDAEEMRQLIQRNTRRYAKRQLTWFRRFDGYQWMDVDEAMADPYHLLAGL from the coding sequence TTGCAATCGATTCTTGTTCTCACGGGCCCCACAGCCGTGGGAAAGACGGCTTTGAGCCTCGCGTTAGCCGAGCGGATTGGAGCGGAAATCGTATCCGTGGACAGCCGGCAGATCTACCGTGAGCTGGTCATTGGTACCGCCCCGCCTTCCCATGCGGAGCGCGAACGGGTGATGCATCACCTGATCGAAATCTGGCCCCTGGAGGCTCCGCTATCGGCCGGCATCTATGTGCGCGAAGCCGAGGCGTGTATACGGGCTATCCTCGCACGAGGCAAGACTCCGCTGGTCGTCGGTGGGTCTACCCTCTATCTGGCGGCGTTACAGGACGGTCTGGCGGATATCCCGGATGTGACGCCCGAGTTGCGTGAAACGATTAACATGCGGCTGATTGAGGAGGGCGCCGAAGCGCTGTACAGGGAGCTTGAGCGAGTCGATCCCGCCTCGGCCGCCACGATGGATGCCTCTAAATCCCAACGACTCGTACGCGCGCTCGAGGTGTATTACGGCTCGGGTCGCCCCCTCTCTCACTACCACGGTCTCCGGCAAGCGCCGGCATTTACCTATCGCACCATTATCCTGAATACAGACCGTGAAGTGCTGTACGATCGGATCGACCGCCGTGTAGATGCCATGCTCGATGCCGGCCTGGTGGACGAGGTGCGCGGCCTGCTGACGCGCTATGGGCCGCATCTGCCGGCGCTCCGGACGATCGGCTACCAGGAGCCCATCGCGATGCTTCAAGGCCAGATTGATGCGGAGGAAATGCGGCAATTGATCCAGCGGAACACACGCCGGTACGCCAAACGCCAGCTTACGTGGTTTCGGCGGTTCGATGGCTACCAATGGATGGATGTAGATGAGGCCATGGCGGACCCGTACCACTTACTGGCGGGGCTCTGA